The Neoarius graeffei isolate fNeoGra1 chromosome 12, fNeoGra1.pri, whole genome shotgun sequence genome window below encodes:
- the chchd10 gene encoding coiled-coil-helix-coiled-coil-helix domain-containing protein 10, mitochondrial, with translation MARGSRSRASASASVPAPVTPPPSAVAPAPVQPKQPGLMAQMATTAAGVAVGSAVGHVVGGALTGAFSGGSSSETPSPAPAHQEPARAAPPQAGPCLFEVRQFLDCATTQTDLSLCEGFNEALKQCKFSHGVSSLV, from the exons ATGGCGAGAGGAAGTCGCAGTCGTGCTTCAGCAtcagcaag TGTTCCAGCTCCAGTGACCCCTCCTCCATCAGCGGTGGCCCCAGCTCCTGTCCAGCCTAAACAGCCAGgactcatggctcagatggccacGACGGCTGCAGGTGTGGCCGTGGGCTCGGCCGTGGGTCACGTGGTGGGTGGTGCCCTTACTGGAGCCTTCAGTGGAGGCAGCTCTTCTGAAACACCAAGCCCAGCTCCTGCACATCAG gaGCCTGCACGAGCTGCTCCCCCTCAGGCCGGCCCATGTCTTTTCGAAGTAAGGCAATTTCTCGACTGTGCTACCACTCAGACAGACCTCAGCTTGTGCGAAGGCTTCAACGAAGCTCTCAAACAGTGCAAATTTTCACACG GTGTTTCATCTCTGGTATGA